A region of Vibrio chagasii DNA encodes the following proteins:
- a CDS encoding AAA family ATPase — MRGALEAAEDNEPVITLENEKSEWSWAKLNNLTLGPFRGFRTPEPFDLSKQITLFYGPNGSGKTSLCEGLEYALLGEVEEAGSKRIAANTYLKNVIENRFEVPQLTAINHEGEEVNVVSNPESYRFCFVERNRIDSFSRMAARPNGQRAELIATLFGMDQFSDFVSHFNESIDGQLVLTNEHQTTLTARKATLTADQALVANEAASLANLTNEEQALALTYSDETTYESLKLLIGSDEKPSRIHELNQLIETIPPAQIGLTLPKISETLDSVQTLSDSLNEITTALHTMSDQVSYKALYNSILELQEITGDRCPACNTPLTGESSVRENPFEKATSGLEQLRELTVLQEQKQEKQIALERASRTLRNTLKTIHSFLNGESKDFAPLKQYLEQLPDEPTDIWWLDIYPKTEEARLNNSLLSQLYSIVGLISQQDEQSQLAEQQRQIHIEERQTLIQYQLRVQAQDLKRQQLLNELQAAKRRIEEFDEANAELIALAEQEKANIERDRPYKTCYDQFLEALKVYRSELPAQLMEGLNEATMELYNSFNRSDREEDKLAALHLPIDGNGKIEICFKGNLENSVDALHVLSEGHIRCLGLAILLAKAKSIGCPVIVFDDAINAIDHDHRGGIRETIFESDNFEEHQLIVTCHSNEFIKDIQQHLPVQKRNDCKVYVLRHHNGNYQPRVVGNIPSANYIAKARAAKDVLNDRDALSASRQALEMISEKVWRWLGSHGHGVLKLMIVGAGAEPSLRDLCNAICKNLRDARTFEHPNKAPLITAYTHILGIPENNLVWTYLNKGTHEEADRDDFDSEQVEKVVQTLEGIDQLDLRPNR, encoded by the coding sequence ATGCGCGGCGCACTTGAAGCGGCTGAAGATAATGAACCAGTAATCACCCTTGAGAACGAAAAAAGTGAATGGTCATGGGCTAAATTAAATAATTTAACACTTGGGCCATTTCGAGGTTTTCGTACTCCAGAACCATTTGATTTATCGAAGCAGATAACCCTTTTCTATGGCCCAAATGGAAGTGGAAAAACCAGCCTTTGTGAAGGACTTGAGTATGCTTTACTGGGTGAAGTGGAAGAGGCTGGTAGTAAACGTATTGCTGCAAATACATATTTAAAGAATGTCATTGAAAATAGATTCGAGGTGCCGCAACTAACTGCCATCAATCATGAGGGTGAGGAAGTAAACGTCGTTTCTAATCCTGAAAGTTACCGATTCTGTTTTGTTGAAAGAAATCGCATCGACTCATTCTCTAGAATGGCAGCACGCCCCAACGGACAGCGTGCGGAGTTGATAGCCACTCTATTCGGAATGGATCAATTCAGCGATTTTGTAAGCCATTTCAACGAGAGTATTGATGGGCAGCTCGTACTCACCAATGAACACCAAACGACTCTCACCGCTCGTAAAGCTACTCTTACTGCTGACCAAGCACTTGTTGCAAATGAGGCAGCTTCACTTGCTAACCTAACAAATGAAGAACAGGCACTAGCACTTACCTATAGTGATGAGACTACATACGAATCTTTAAAGCTACTGATTGGCTCAGACGAAAAACCTAGTCGCATACATGAACTGAATCAACTAATTGAAACTATTCCTCCTGCGCAAATTGGACTAACACTCCCAAAAATCAGTGAAACACTAGATAGCGTCCAGACCCTAAGTGATAGCCTTAATGAAATCACGACCGCCCTCCACACAATGAGCGACCAAGTTTCTTATAAAGCTCTCTACAATTCTATTCTAGAGCTTCAAGAAATAACTGGTGACCGATGTCCTGCTTGCAATACACCTTTAACAGGAGAATCAAGTGTACGAGAAAACCCATTTGAAAAAGCGACTAGTGGGCTAGAACAATTAAGGGAGTTGACAGTTCTGCAAGAGCAAAAGCAGGAAAAGCAAATTGCGCTAGAGCGAGCCTCTAGAACGCTTCGTAATACACTAAAAACTATCCATTCATTCCTTAACGGCGAAAGTAAAGATTTTGCCCCACTTAAGCAGTATTTAGAACAACTTCCTGATGAACCAACAGATATATGGTGGCTAGATATCTACCCAAAAACAGAGGAGGCCAGACTAAATAACAGCCTTCTAAGCCAACTATATAGCATTGTAGGACTAATATCTCAGCAGGATGAACAGTCACAGCTAGCTGAACAACAACGTCAAATACACATTGAGGAACGCCAAACATTAATCCAGTATCAGCTTCGCGTTCAAGCACAAGACCTTAAGCGACAACAACTCTTAAACGAATTACAGGCCGCGAAACGGCGTATTGAAGAGTTTGATGAAGCAAATGCTGAATTGATCGCTCTTGCTGAGCAAGAAAAAGCCAATATTGAAAGAGATCGCCCATACAAAACTTGTTATGACCAATTCCTTGAGGCACTTAAGGTGTACAGGTCAGAGCTTCCAGCTCAGTTAATGGAAGGACTAAATGAAGCTACTATGGAGTTATACAACTCTTTTAATCGTAGTGATCGTGAGGAAGATAAGCTTGCAGCATTACACCTCCCAATAGACGGAAATGGAAAGATTGAAATTTGTTTTAAAGGTAATCTAGAGAACAGTGTCGATGCTCTACATGTCCTTAGTGAAGGACATATCCGCTGTTTAGGGCTAGCAATTTTGCTAGCGAAAGCCAAAAGCATAGGATGCCCTGTAATTGTGTTTGATGATGCTATCAATGCAATAGATCACGATCATAGAGGCGGGATTCGAGAAACAATATTTGAAAGTGATAATTTTGAAGAGCATCAATTGATTGTTACTTGCCATAGCAATGAGTTTATTAAAGATATCCAACAACACTTGCCCGTCCAAAAACGAAATGACTGTAAGGTTTATGTGCTCCGCCATCACAATGGAAACTACCAGCCGAGAGTTGTAGGTAATATCCCAAGCGCTAATTACATTGCCAAGGCTAGAGCTGCAAAAGATGTTTTAAATGATAGAGATGCTCTATCTGCGTCAAGACAAGCTTTAGAAATGATATCGGAAAAAGTATGGAGATGGCTTGGAAGTCATGGTCATGGTGTACTAAAGCTGATGATTGTTGGCGCAGGAGCTGAGCCTTCTTTAAGAGATCTGTGCAATGCCATATGCAAAAACCTAAGAGACGCCAGAACATTCGAACATCCAAACAAAGCTCCTCTCATCACAGCTTATACGCATATTCTGGGCATTCCCGAAAATAACTTAGTTTGGACTTACCTTAACAAAGGGACGCATGAAGAAGCTGATCGTGATGATTTTGATAGCGAACAAGTTGAAAAAGTTGTCCAAACGTTAGAAGGCATTGATCAGCTAGACTTAAGGCCAAATAGATAA
- a CDS encoding DUF6482 family protein — MNLLIESFEGGIYLAYQVVGEQKRLIKDDHQHPMKFLSVNQARDHFSDQGVSSATLIHNSAYDEMCGEHCGNTQPFEIDLKWS, encoded by the coding sequence ATGAACCTACTAATTGAATCATTTGAAGGCGGGATTTATTTAGCTTACCAAGTCGTTGGCGAGCAAAAACGGTTAATTAAAGACGACCACCAGCACCCGATGAAGTTTTTAAGTGTCAATCAAGCGCGTGACCACTTTAGTGATCAAGGTGTATCGTCAGCAACGCTGATACATAACAGCGCTTACGATGAAATGTGTGGCGAACACTGTGGCAATACACAACCATTCGAGATTGATTTGAAGTGGAGTTGA
- a CDS encoding NADH:ubiquinone reductase (Na(+)-transporting) subunit B produces MSLKKRLEDVAPSFEAGGKYEKLYPVYEAFATIFYTPGNVNRGITHVRDSIDLKRIMILVWLATFPAMFWGMYNVGHQSVMGLTATYSGAELASIIDSSWRLSWAFGDAPSLVASGWGSQMFLGALYFLPVYATVFVVGGFWEVLFAVVRKHEVNEGFFVSSVLFALILPPTIPLWQAALGITFGIVVAKELFGGTGRNFLNPALAGRAFLYFAYPANMSGGLVWVAADGYSGATPLSQWYEGGGSSLINNMTGEAITWMDAFIGNIPGSMGEVSSLLIMLTGVILIVMKIASWRIVAGVIVGLVATSSLLNWIGSDTNSMFSMPFYWHFVLGGVAFGTFFMATDPVSAAFTNNSKWAYGILIGVMTVGIRVLNPAYPEGIMLAILFANLFAPLFDFMVKEQNIKRRQKRMVR; encoded by the coding sequence ATGAGTTTGAAAAAACGATTAGAAGATGTGGCTCCTAGCTTCGAAGCTGGGGGGAAGTACGAAAAGCTCTACCCAGTGTATGAGGCATTTGCGACCATATTTTACACGCCAGGGAATGTGAACCGAGGGATAACCCATGTCCGAGACAGTATTGACCTAAAACGGATTATGATTCTGGTGTGGTTAGCCACTTTTCCCGCGATGTTTTGGGGTATGTACAACGTAGGTCATCAATCCGTGATGGGGTTAACGGCTACCTATTCCGGTGCCGAACTGGCTTCTATCATAGACAGCAGCTGGCGCTTATCGTGGGCGTTTGGTGATGCACCGTCGTTAGTAGCAAGCGGCTGGGGAAGCCAAATGTTCTTGGGGGCGCTCTACTTCTTACCTGTTTATGCCACAGTATTTGTGGTCGGGGGCTTCTGGGAAGTTTTATTTGCCGTTGTAAGAAAACACGAGGTGAATGAAGGCTTTTTTGTAAGCTCAGTACTGTTCGCACTTATTCTTCCGCCAACTATCCCATTATGGCAAGCAGCCTTGGGCATAACCTTTGGTATTGTCGTTGCCAAAGAGTTGTTCGGTGGTACAGGGCGAAACTTCCTCAATCCTGCATTAGCGGGTCGAGCGTTCCTCTACTTTGCCTATCCCGCTAACATGTCCGGTGGCTTAGTATGGGTTGCCGCTGACGGCTACTCAGGAGCGACACCGCTCAGCCAATGGTATGAAGGTGGTGGCTCGTCGCTGATCAATAACATGACAGGTGAGGCAATCACTTGGATGGATGCCTTTATCGGTAATATTCCGGGATCGATGGGTGAAGTGTCTTCACTGCTCATTATGTTGACTGGTGTGATTCTGATTGTCATGAAGATAGCGTCTTGGCGCATTGTGGCTGGTGTGATTGTTGGTCTTGTGGCGACGTCGAGTTTACTGAACTGGATTGGATCAGACACTAACTCAATGTTTTCGATGCCGTTCTACTGGCACTTTGTATTAGGTGGCGTCGCGTTTGGTACCTTCTTTATGGCGACTGACCCAGTATCTGCAGCGTTCACCAACAACAGTAAATGGGCTTACGGGATTCTGATAGGCGTGATGACTGTCGGTATTCGAGTACTCAACCCCGCCTATCCAGAGGGCATCATGCTCGCTATCTTGTTCGCGAATCTGTTTGCTCCGCTATTTGATTTCATGGTGAAAGAACAGAATATTAAGCGTAGGCAAAAACGCATGGTGCGTTAA
- a CDS encoding SPOR domain-containing protein, with translation MKLTMNDVCRAVIRNYRMGLIAASLLVSSQVNAESVLCDATQASTNQLPQLEQSCPIGKGVWGNKAPKRHSDNELFWVQCGLLNKPLSLSQAKPLYGKISTNVWMKPEGGDYRCLIGPYSTFSDARKDLAQVRKVPGYGEAFIRMVDKSKTSSQPIVAKAAEPKAAKPAPVKAPVKPATKPAAAVTSAAAIQALPSSGKNSDNDLEIEVRVTANVAGSQYAIPYLLDHEQQFYMEQGKPWSRLDYGSAELVCNKINMKLMTEKQWQSILGSKVMENQNWPMHLPYWGADKKGLFTNGNVNQLKGSSLLNVMCVK, from the coding sequence ATGAAATTGACAATGAATGATGTATGTCGCGCTGTGATTAGAAATTATCGTATGGGGCTTATTGCTGCATCCCTCTTGGTATCGAGCCAAGTTAATGCAGAATCGGTTTTATGTGATGCTACTCAGGCAAGTACTAATCAATTACCACAGCTAGAGCAATCATGTCCGATCGGTAAGGGTGTTTGGGGGAATAAAGCGCCTAAGCGTCATTCAGATAATGAGCTGTTTTGGGTTCAATGTGGCCTGCTGAACAAGCCTTTGTCACTGAGCCAAGCAAAACCTCTCTACGGCAAAATTTCGACCAACGTATGGATGAAACCTGAGGGTGGCGACTATCGTTGTTTGATTGGTCCTTACTCTACATTTTCAGATGCAAGAAAAGATCTAGCTCAGGTTCGTAAGGTGCCAGGTTATGGCGAAGCGTTTATTCGTATGGTTGATAAGTCGAAGACCTCATCACAACCTATCGTGGCAAAAGCGGCCGAGCCTAAAGCAGCAAAACCTGCACCGGTTAAGGCTCCTGTAAAACCTGCAACTAAGCCAGCGGCAGCAGTTACCAGTGCGGCTGCCATTCAGGCATTGCCAAGTAGTGGCAAAAATTCAGATAACGATCTAGAGATTGAAGTTCGCGTGACGGCAAATGTTGCCGGTAGCCAATATGCGATCCCTTACTTGCTAGACCATGAGCAGCAGTTCTACATGGAGCAAGGTAAGCCTTGGAGTCGTTTGGATTATGGCAGCGCAGAGTTGGTATGTAACAAGATCAACATGAAACTGATGACTGAAAAACAATGGCAGAGCATTCTTGGCTCAAAAGTGATGGAAAACCAGAATTGGCCAATGCACCTACCTTATTGGGGAGCGGATAAGAAAGGCCTGTTCACCAATGGTAACGTAAACCAACTAAAAGGCTCTTCACTACTTAACGTGATGTGTGTGAAGTAA
- a CDS encoding ABC transporter permease, whose translation MEQTTAAPSRWERFKQSDILYYFLRDKVAMFSFAVFTAFLVMALAAPILAPTDPYDVTSIDIMDSELPPSWMEDGEERFLLGTDEQGRDILSTMLYGSRLSLTIGFLAVGLQLTLGIIIGLSAGYFGGRIDSFLMRFADVQLSFSTMMVAIIVSAIFKASFGSDFYAQYAVVMLVVIIGIAEWPQYARTIRASVLAEKKKEYVEAARVMGFRAPRIMFRHILPNCLSPILVISTVQVANAIMSEAALSFLGLGLPVDQPSLGALISTGFNYIFSGAWWITAFPGVVLVTLVLVINLLGDWLRDVFNPKIYKG comes from the coding sequence ATGGAACAAACAACAGCAGCTCCATCTCGTTGGGAGCGATTTAAGCAGTCAGACATTCTGTACTACTTCTTGCGTGACAAAGTGGCAATGTTCAGCTTTGCTGTTTTCACTGCTTTCTTGGTAATGGCATTAGCGGCACCTATTCTAGCGCCAACAGACCCGTATGACGTGACGTCTATCGACATCATGGATTCTGAGCTACCACCGTCTTGGATGGAAGATGGTGAAGAGCGCTTCCTACTGGGTACCGATGAGCAGGGTCGTGACATTCTATCGACCATGCTTTACGGCTCTCGCTTATCACTGACGATTGGTTTCCTAGCCGTTGGTCTACAGCTGACTCTAGGTATCATCATTGGTCTATCTGCGGGTTACTTCGGTGGTCGTATCGATAGCTTCTTGATGCGTTTTGCTGATGTTCAGCTTTCGTTCTCAACCATGATGGTTGCGATCATTGTCTCGGCTATCTTTAAGGCGAGTTTTGGCAGTGACTTCTACGCGCAATATGCGGTTGTGATGCTGGTGGTGATCATCGGTATTGCCGAATGGCCACAGTATGCTCGTACGATTCGTGCATCGGTATTGGCTGAGAAGAAGAAAGAGTATGTAGAAGCAGCACGCGTGATGGGCTTCAGAGCACCGCGTATCATGTTCCGTCATATTCTACCAAACTGTTTATCGCCAATTTTGGTTATCTCTACGGTACAGGTGGCAAATGCCATCATGTCAGAAGCGGCACTTTCTTTCCTAGGTTTGGGCCTACCGGTAGACCAACCGTCACTGGGCGCACTGATCAGTACTGGTTTTAACTACATTTTCTCTGGTGCGTGGTGGATAACAGCCTTTCCTGGTGTCGTATTGGTGACGCTAGTACTGGTGATCAACCTACTGGGTGACTGGTTACGTGACGTGTTTAACCCTAAAATTTATAAAGGGTGA
- a CDS encoding ABC transporter permease yields the protein MVTFLVKRLFQALIVMFVISLVAFAIQDNLGDPLRELVGQSVSESERQALRDELGLNDPFITKYTRFVGAALQGDLGTSYFFKRPAVDVILDKLVATLELVFGASLIIVCLSIPLGVYSAIHPKSFFTKLVMAGSSIGISVPVFLTAIMLMYVFSIELGWLPSFGRGETANWFGWESGFLTLDGLAHLVLPSIALASIMLPLFIRLVRSEMLEVLSSEYIKFGKAKGLELNKIYYQHALKNTMLPVLTVGGVQIGTMVAYTILTETVFQWPGTGFLFLEAINRVDTPLITAYVIFVGLIFVVTNTIVDLLYGIINPTVNITGKGA from the coding sequence ATGGTTACGTTTCTGGTCAAGCGCCTGTTTCAGGCACTGATAGTGATGTTTGTGATCAGTTTGGTGGCGTTTGCCATTCAGGATAACCTGGGCGACCCGTTGCGTGAGTTAGTCGGTCAATCTGTGTCAGAATCGGAGCGTCAAGCGCTGCGTGATGAACTCGGCTTAAATGATCCCTTCATTACAAAATACACTCGCTTTGTAGGCGCTGCTCTACAAGGTGATCTTGGTACTTCATATTTCTTTAAACGCCCAGCTGTGGACGTAATCTTAGATAAGCTGGTGGCGACGCTTGAACTTGTGTTTGGCGCTTCTCTGATCATCGTTTGTCTGTCGATTCCACTTGGCGTTTATTCAGCAATACACCCAAAAAGTTTCTTCACTAAGTTGGTGATGGCGGGCAGCAGTATCGGTATCTCTGTGCCTGTTTTCTTAACGGCAATCATGCTGATGTACGTCTTCTCAATTGAACTTGGCTGGCTACCGTCGTTTGGCCGTGGTGAAACGGCAAACTGGTTTGGCTGGGAGTCTGGTTTCCTAACGCTAGATGGCCTTGCACACTTAGTTCTGCCAAGTATTGCGCTTGCATCTATCATGCTACCGCTTTTCATCCGTCTGGTTCGTTCAGAGATGCTCGAAGTTCTTAGCTCTGAGTACATCAAGTTTGGTAAAGCTAAAGGTCTGGAACTGAACAAGATTTACTACCAGCACGCTCTGAAAAACACAATGCTACCTGTACTAACGGTAGGTGGTGTTCAGATTGGTACTATGGTGGCTTACACAATTCTTACTGAAACCGTTTTCCAGTGGCCGGGCACCGGCTTCCTATTCCTTGAAGCGATTAACCGAGTGGATACACCACTGATTACCGCATACGTTATCTTCGTTGGTCTTATCTTCGTAGTAACGAACACCATTGTTGACCTGCTATACGGCATCATTAACCCAACAGTGAACATCACAGGGAAAGGAGCATAA
- a CDS encoding ABC transporter substrate-binding protein, translating into MKTMKSKLAVALMAAGLSFSAAAADITVGYAADPVSLDPHEQLSGGTLQMSHMVFDPLVRFTQEMDFEGRLASSWERVDETTFRFNLRKGVKFHSGNELTADDVVWTFERLQASPDFKSIFTPYEKMVKVDDYTVELVSKAAYPLVLQTATYIFPMDSKFYSGKTAEGKDKSELVKHGNSFASTNVSGTGPFIVTQREQGVKVTFERFNDYWDTESEGNVDKLTLVPIKEDATRVAALLSGDVDMIHPVAPNDHKRVKNAKNIDLVTLPGTRIITFQMNQNSNEALKDVRVRQAIVHAINNEGIVKKIMKGFATAAGQQSPTGYAGHNEELVPRYDLKKAKELMKEAGYEDGFTLTMMAPNNRYVNDAKVAQASAAMLSKIGIKVDLKTMPKAQYWPEFDLCSADMMMIGWHSDTEDSANFNEFLTMTRNEETGRGQYNCSGYANPEMDAIVEASNTETDPVKRSKMLKGVEATLYNDAAFVPLHWQSEAWGAKSNVGAADIVNPMVMPYFGDLVVK; encoded by the coding sequence ATGAAAACCATGAAAAGCAAATTAGCAGTAGCTTTGATGGCAGCTGGCCTAAGCTTTAGTGCAGCAGCAGCAGATATTACCGTTGGCTACGCAGCTGACCCAGTATCACTTGACCCGCACGAGCAGCTGTCTGGTGGCACACTGCAAATGTCTCACATGGTGTTTGACCCTCTAGTACGTTTCACTCAAGAGATGGATTTCGAAGGCCGCCTAGCATCTAGCTGGGAGCGTGTCGATGAAACGACTTTCCGTTTCAACCTACGCAAAGGTGTGAAATTCCACTCTGGTAACGAACTGACTGCTGATGATGTTGTGTGGACTTTTGAACGTCTACAAGCTTCTCCAGACTTTAAGTCAATCTTCACGCCATACGAAAAAATGGTAAAAGTGGATGACTACACAGTTGAGCTAGTATCAAAAGCGGCTTACCCACTAGTACTACAAACAGCAACTTACATCTTCCCAATGGACAGCAAGTTCTACTCTGGTAAGACAGCGGAAGGTAAAGACAAGTCTGAGCTAGTTAAGCACGGTAACTCGTTCGCTTCGACTAACGTTTCAGGTACTGGTCCTTTCATCGTAACGCAGCGTGAGCAAGGCGTTAAGGTAACGTTCGAACGTTTCAACGATTACTGGGACACAGAGTCTGAAGGTAACGTAGACAAGCTAACACTTGTGCCAATCAAAGAAGACGCAACACGTGTTGCTGCACTTCTTTCTGGTGACGTAGATATGATTCACCCTGTAGCACCAAACGATCACAAGCGTGTTAAGAACGCTAAGAACATCGATCTAGTAACGCTACCAGGTACTCGTATCATCACGTTCCAAATGAACCAAAACAGCAACGAAGCTCTTAAAGATGTTCGCGTTCGTCAAGCGATTGTTCACGCAATCAACAACGAAGGCATCGTTAAGAAGATCATGAAAGGCTTCGCAACAGCTGCTGGTCAGCAAAGCCCAACAGGCTACGCGGGTCACAACGAAGAGCTAGTTCCTCGTTACGATCTTAAGAAAGCGAAAGAGCTGATGAAAGAAGCGGGTTACGAAGATGGCTTTACGCTAACTATGATGGCACCAAATAACCGTTACGTGAACGATGCGAAAGTAGCGCAAGCGTCTGCGGCAATGCTATCTAAGATTGGTATCAAAGTAGATCTTAAGACTATGCCTAAAGCACAGTACTGGCCTGAGTTTGACCTATGTTCTGCTGACATGATGATGATCGGCTGGCACTCAGATACTGAAGATTCAGCGAACTTCAACGAGTTCCTAACAATGACTCGTAACGAAGAGACTGGTCGTGGTCAATACAACTGTTCTGGTTACGCAAACCCAGAAATGGATGCGATTGTAGAAGCTTCTAACACTGAAACTGACCCAGTTAAGCGTTCTAAGATGCTGAAAGGCGTTGAAGCAACTCTATACAACGACGCTGCATTCGTACCTCTACACTGGCAAAGTGAAGCGTGGGGCGCGAAGTCTAACGTTGGTGCTGCAGATATCGTAAACCCAATGGTTATGCCTTACTTCGGCGACCTAGTTGTAAAATAA
- a CDS encoding ABC transporter ATP-binding protein, giving the protein MSLLEVKNLRIEYPSRHGVHAAVKSLSFNIERGEIVGVVGESGAGKSTVGNAVIDLLSPPGRIASGEVFLDGEKVSGLSPEQMRSVRGSKIGFIFQDPMTSLNPLFTVEQQLKETIHANMKVSDQEAYERSLDLMNQVGIPQPENRLKQYPHQFSGGMRQRVVIAIALAGEPDLIIADEPTTALDVSIQDQILGLIRDLCIKKNVGCMLVTHDMGVVSNVTDRVAVMYRGDLVEFGPTAKVLGTPEHPYTHSLISAVPRSDRKLDRFPLVSYIEEAHEMEPLDVKNHWLGQSQDHRDYTGPLLNVENVNLRFTTKDSFFESRREYVQASNNVSFEVHEGETFGLVGESGSGKSTIARVIAGLYAPNSGKVTFEGVDLTGLKSEKERRPMRRQMQMVFQNPYTSMNPRMKIFDIIAEPIRFHKLTRNESETRQIVNDLLEHVGLGKMAGVKYPHEFSGGQRQRISIARALATRPRLLICDEPTSALDVSVQAQILNLLKDLQDELNLTMLFISHDLPVIRQMCDRVGVMQMGTLLEVAPTEQLFQSPQHEYSKQLISLMPEFTGLREEKAVAQAAV; this is encoded by the coding sequence ATGTCACTTTTAGAAGTAAAAAATCTTCGTATCGAATACCCATCTCGTCATGGAGTTCACGCCGCAGTTAAATCGCTTTCGTTCAATATTGAACGTGGTGAGATTGTTGGTGTTGTAGGCGAATCTGGTGCTGGTAAGTCAACGGTAGGTAACGCGGTTATCGATCTGTTGAGCCCTCCTGGTCGCATTGCTAGCGGCGAGGTATTTCTGGATGGCGAAAAAGTCTCTGGCTTATCTCCTGAACAGATGCGTTCTGTTCGCGGCTCAAAGATTGGTTTTATCTTCCAAGATCCAATGACGTCTCTTAACCCTCTATTCACCGTAGAACAGCAGTTAAAAGAAACGATCCACGCCAACATGAAGGTTTCTGATCAAGAAGCCTATGAGCGCTCCCTCGACTTGATGAATCAAGTTGGTATCCCACAGCCAGAAAACCGCTTAAAACAGTATCCTCACCAATTCTCTGGCGGTATGCGTCAGCGTGTGGTTATTGCGATTGCATTGGCTGGTGAGCCTGACCTTATCATCGCAGATGAACCAACCACCGCACTTGATGTGTCTATCCAAGATCAAATCTTAGGTTTGATTCGCGATCTATGTATTAAGAAAAACGTAGGTTGTATGTTGGTAACGCACGACATGGGCGTGGTATCTAACGTAACCGATCGCGTAGCCGTAATGTATCGTGGTGACTTGGTTGAGTTTGGCCCAACAGCCAAAGTGCTTGGTACGCCAGAACACCCATACACACACAGCTTGATCTCTGCGGTTCCGCGTTCAGACCGCAAACTCGACCGTTTCCCACTTGTGAGCTACATCGAAGAAGCACACGAGATGGAACCTCTTGATGTGAAAAATCACTGGTTAGGTCAAAGCCAAGACCACCGTGATTACACTGGCCCGCTATTAAATGTAGAAAACGTAAACCTGCGTTTCACCACTAAAGATTCATTCTTTGAGAGCCGTCGTGAGTACGTTCAGGCGTCAAACAATGTGAGCTTTGAAGTACATGAAGGCGAGACGTTTGGTTTGGTGGGTGAATCAGGCTCAGGTAAATCAACGATTGCTCGTGTAATTGCTGGTTTATACGCGCCAAACTCGGGCAAGGTAACGTTTGAAGGCGTTGATCTGACTGGCTTGAAATCTGAAAAAGAGCGTCGCCCAATGCGTCGCCAAATGCAGATGGTTTTCCAAAACCCTTACACATCAATGAACCCTCGAATGAAGATATTCGACATCATTGCTGAACCTATTCGATTCCATAAGCTTACTCGCAACGAAAGCGAAACTCGTCAGATCGTTAATGACCTGCTAGAGCACGTTGGTTTAGGCAAAATGGCTGGGGTGAAGTACCCACACGAATTCTCAGGTGGTCAACGTCAGCGTATTTCTATCGCTCGCGCTTTGGCGACTCGCCCACGTCTTTTGATTTGTGATGAACCAACATCGGCACTGGATGTGTCGGTACAGGCTCAGATTCTTAACCTACTTAAAGACTTACAAGACGAGCTAAACCTAACCATGCTGTTCATCAGTCACGATTTACCGGTTATTCGCCAAATGTGTGATCGTGTTGGTGTGATGCAGATGGGGACACTATTGGAAGTTGCGCCTACAGAGCAGCTGTTCCAATCACCTCAGCATGAATACAGCAAACAACTGATTTCTTTAATGCCTGAATTTACAGGTTTAAGAGAAGAAAAAGCAGTGGCACAAGCCGCGGTATAA
- a CDS encoding cytochrome c5 family protein: MDMSRRILSVVIAVLTFSTGAMASGLSEAEQDAIAERIKPVGQVYLVGSEPVAAEPTGPRDGATVYGTFCIACHASGVSGAPKTGDAGDWGPRIAQGRDVLADHAINGFNAMPAKGSCMDCSDDEIKDAIEHMIAGL, translated from the coding sequence ATGGATATGTCTCGTCGAATTTTAAGCGTTGTCATCGCAGTTTTAACCTTCTCAACTGGTGCAATGGCTTCAGGCCTAAGTGAAGCAGAGCAAGATGCAATTGCTGAGCGCATCAAACCAGTTGGTCAAGTATACCTAGTCGGCAGTGAGCCAGTAGCCGCTGAACCAACAGGTCCTCGTGATGGCGCAACAGTTTATGGTACCTTTTGTATCGCTTGTCACGCATCTGGCGTAAGTGGCGCACCTAAAACAGGTGATGCTGGTGACTGGGGTCCTCGTATTGCTCAAGGTCGCGATGTTCTAGCTGACCACGCAATCAACGGCTTCAACGCGATGCCAGCAAAAGGTTCATGTATGGACTGTTCAGACGATGAAATCAAAGATGCTATCGAGCACATGATTGCTGGTCTGTAA